A single region of the Palaeococcus ferrophilus DSM 13482 genome encodes:
- the rpmC gene encoding 50S ribosomal protein L29, whose product MKPSEIREMSLEEINEKIKEVRMELAKERGMLTMGTSLENPMKIRSLKRDLARLLTIRNEKLRERR is encoded by the coding sequence ATGAAGCCCAGTGAAATTAGGGAGATGAGCCTTGAGGAGATAAACGAGAAGATCAAGGAAGTCAGGATGGAACTCGCCAAGGAGAGGGGTATGCTCACCATGGGGACCTCCCTCGAGAACCCCATGAAGATAAGGTCCCTCAAGAGGGACCTCGCCCGTTTGCTCACAATAAGGAATGAAAAGCTTAGGGAGAGAAGGTGA
- a CDS encoding 30S ribosomal protein S3 yields MAIERYFIREGVKEMLIDEYLEKELRRAGYGGLDIKKTPLGTKVTIFAESPGYVIGRGGRRIRELTRILERQFNLENPQIEVEEIKNPYLNAKVQAVRLAQALERGIHFRRAAYSAIRTIMNRGGARGVEIRISGKLTGERAKSVRFYQGYLAKVGNPAETLVSRGYAQAILKLGVMGVKVSILPPDAKLPDEIEVLEKKEEIVEEVSEQ; encoded by the coding sequence ATGGCAATAGAGAGATACTTCATCAGGGAAGGCGTTAAGGAAATGCTCATTGACGAGTACCTTGAGAAGGAGCTCAGGAGGGCCGGCTATGGCGGCCTCGATATCAAGAAGACCCCCCTTGGAACCAAGGTCACGATCTTCGCCGAGAGCCCCGGTTACGTCATAGGTAGGGGCGGAAGAAGGATAAGGGAGCTCACGAGGATACTCGAGAGGCAGTTCAACCTCGAGAACCCGCAGATCGAGGTAGAGGAGATAAAGAACCCCTACCTCAACGCCAAGGTTCAGGCCGTCAGGCTTGCCCAGGCCCTCGAGAGGGGCATACACTTCAGGAGGGCGGCCTACTCCGCCATAAGGACCATCATGAACCGCGGCGGGGCCAGGGGTGTTGAGATAAGGATCAGCGGAAAGCTCACGGGAGAGAGGGCCAAGAGCGTCCGCTTCTACCAGGGCTACCTCGCCAAGGTTGGAAACCCGGCTGAAACCCTCGTTAGCAGGGGCTACGCCCAAGCCATCCTCAAGCTCGGAGTCATGGGCGTCAAGGTCAGCATACTTCCACCCGATGCGAAGCTCCCGGACGAGATAGAGGTCCTTGAGAAGAAGGAGGAAATCGTTGAAGAGGTGAGCGAGCAATGA
- a CDS encoding 50S ribosomal protein L22, with protein sequence MVKRNYSFQNFDPERMARALARDLRISPKHSIEVCNAIRGMMLNDAIRYLEDVVALKRPVPMRRFNDSQGHKRGKGFGPGRYPVKVSKAVLKLLHNVRNNAEQKGLDPDRLRIIHIKADRGPVLPGYIPRAFGRATQFNQQTTHLEVVVEEIRG encoded by the coding sequence ATGGTTAAGCGCAACTACTCCTTCCAAAATTTTGACCCCGAGAGGATGGCGAGGGCCCTCGCGAGAGACCTTAGGATATCCCCCAAGCACTCCATTGAGGTGTGCAACGCCATCAGGGGCATGATGCTCAACGATGCCATCAGGTACCTCGAGGACGTCGTAGCCCTCAAGAGGCCCGTTCCCATGAGGCGCTTCAACGACAGCCAGGGCCACAAGAGGGGTAAGGGCTTCGGCCCCGGAAGGTACCCCGTCAAGGTCTCAAAGGCCGTACTCAAGCTCCTCCACAACGTCAGGAACAACGCGGAGCAGAAGGGTCTTGACCCCGACAGGCTCAGGATCATCCACATCAAGGCCGATAGGGGTCCAGTGCTTCCGGGATACATACCGAGGGCCTTTGGAAGGGCCACACAGTTCAACCAGCAGACCACCCACCTTGAGGTAGTGGTTGAGGAGATTAGGGGGTGA
- a CDS encoding 30S ribosomal protein S19 encodes MARKKEFYYRGYSLEELMNMPLDKVAQLLPSRQRRSLKRGFTQDQKKLIRKIRLAKKGKYKKPIRTHSRDMVILPEMVGMTIHVYNGKEFVPIEIKPEMIGHYLGEFALTRKIVQHGSPGVGATRSSMFVAVK; translated from the coding sequence ATGGCTAGGAAGAAGGAGTTTTATTATCGCGGTTATAGCCTTGAGGAGCTCATGAACATGCCCCTCGATAAGGTCGCCCAGCTCCTCCCGAGCAGGCAGAGGAGGAGCCTCAAGAGGGGCTTCACGCAGGACCAGAAGAAGCTCATCAGGAAGATTCGCCTGGCTAAGAAGGGCAAGTACAAGAAGCCCATAAGGACCCACAGCAGGGACATGGTCATCCTTCCCGAGATGGTCGGCATGACCATCCACGTCTACAACGGGAAGGAGTTCGTGCCCATCGAAATAAAGCCCGAGATGATCGGCCACTACCTCGGCGAGTTCGCCCTCACGAGGAAGATCGTCCAGCACGGCTCACCGGGTGTTGGAGCCACCAGGTCATCAATGTTCGTAGCGGTCAAGTGA
- a CDS encoding 50S ribosomal protein L2, whose translation MGKSLIQQRRGKGSPTFRAPSHRYRGRVRYLPINKTQQKTLRGVVKEILHDPGRTAPVARVKFEDGSEKLIIAPEGVLVGQEVYIGPEAPIAIGNTLPLSKIPEGSYVYDIEGVPGDGGKYVRAGGTYALVVSREKDRVIVQLPSGELKHFKPDCRATIGVAAGGGRLEKPIVKAGKAYYIMKARNRFWPKPRGVKMNAVNHPHGGKEHHIGRPSTVARRAAPGQKVGHIAARRTGVRK comes from the coding sequence ATGGGTAAGAGTCTGATTCAACAGAGGAGAGGAAAGGGAAGCCCCACCTTTAGAGCTCCATCTCACAGGTACAGGGGTAGGGTGAGGTACCTCCCCATCAACAAGACCCAGCAGAAGACCCTCAGGGGTGTCGTGAAGGAGATACTCCACGACCCCGGTAGGACCGCCCCGGTTGCGAGGGTTAAGTTTGAGGACGGCAGCGAGAAGCTCATCATCGCCCCCGAGGGAGTGCTCGTCGGTCAGGAGGTTTACATCGGACCGGAAGCTCCGATAGCCATAGGCAACACGCTCCCGCTCTCAAAGATACCCGAGGGAAGCTACGTTTACGACATCGAGGGCGTCCCCGGCGACGGTGGAAAGTACGTCAGGGCAGGAGGAACCTACGCCCTCGTCGTCAGCAGGGAGAAGGACAGGGTCATAGTCCAGCTCCCGAGCGGTGAGCTCAAGCACTTCAAGCCTGACTGCAGGGCCACCATAGGAGTTGCCGCCGGCGGCGGTAGGCTCGAGAAGCCCATAGTCAAGGCAGGAAAGGCCTACTATATCATGAAGGCCCGCAACAGGTTCTGGCCGAAGCCGAGGGGTGTCAAGATGAACGCGGTCAACCACCCGCACGGTGGTAAGGAGCACCACATCGGAAGGCCAAGCACCGTCGCAAGGAGAGCCGCTCCTGGTCAGAAGGTCGGTCACATAGCTGCGAGAAGGACTGGAGTGAGGAAGTGA
- a CDS encoding 50S ribosomal protein L23, translating to MDVYKVIVRPVVTEKAVSMIETENKLTFIVDRRATKSDIKRAVEEIYGVKVEKVNTLITARGEKKAYVKLKPEYSAGEIAAKIGLF from the coding sequence ATGGACGTCTACAAGGTTATTGTCAGGCCCGTCGTTACAGAGAAGGCCGTCTCGATGATCGAGACCGAGAACAAGCTTACCTTCATAGTTGACAGGAGAGCTACAAAGAGCGACATCAAGAGGGCCGTGGAAGAGATATACGGCGTCAAGGTTGAGAAGGTTAACACCCTCATAACCGCCAGGGGAGAGAAGAAGGCCTACGTTAAGCTCAAGCCCGAGTACAGCGCGGGTGAAATTGCCGCCAAGATAGGATTGTTCTGA